From Skermanella sp. TT6, a single genomic window includes:
- a CDS encoding cold-shock protein has protein sequence MRFNAPRHSFQQQTPVAEKIKATVKWFDPNKGFGFVAPDDGSPDAFLPASAVTAVGHDRLPEGSTVVVDLVQGQKGNQVSRIYDVDTTTASPRPRRDDAGRAGGRMGAPARGGYGQDRGGYGNDRGGYGGGGYGQDRGGYGNDRGGYGQDRGGYGNDRGGYGGGYADRSSGPAEEVEGTVKWFNTTKGFGFVAPDSGGKDVFVHITAVERSGVGALQENQRVRMKVQQGQKGLEAVSIETL, from the coding sequence ATGCGCTTTAACGCCCCGCGTCATTCCTTCCAGCAGCAAACTCCCGTCGCCGAAAAGATCAAGGCGACCGTAAAGTGGTTCGACCCCAACAAGGGATTCGGTTTCGTCGCCCCCGACGACGGGTCTCCCGACGCGTTCCTGCCCGCTTCGGCAGTGACGGCGGTCGGCCATGACCGTCTGCCCGAGGGCTCGACGGTGGTGGTCGATCTGGTCCAGGGCCAGAAGGGCAATCAGGTCAGCCGGATCTACGACGTGGACACCACGACCGCTTCCCCGCGCCCGCGGCGCGACGATGCCGGCCGCGCCGGCGGACGCATGGGCGCCCCCGCGCGCGGCGGCTACGGCCAGGATCGCGGCGGCTACGGCAACGACCGCGGCGGCTACGGCGGTGGCGGCTATGGCCAGGATCGCGGTGGCTACGGCAACGACCGCGGCGGTTACGGCCAGGACCGCGGCGGCTACGGCAACGACCGTGGCGGCTACGGCGGCGGTTACGCCGACCGCAGCTCCGGCCCGGCCGAGGAGGTCGAGGGCACCGTGAAGTGGTTCAACACCACGAAGGGCTTCGGCTTCGTCGCTCCCGACAGCGGCGGCAAGGATGTCTTCGTCCACATCACCGCCGTCGAGCGGTCCGGCGTCGGCGCGCTGCAGGAGAACCAGCGCGTGCGGATGAAGGTCCAGCAGGGTCAGAAGGGCCTGGAAGCCGTCAGCATCGAAACGCTCTGA